Proteins from a genomic interval of Candidatus Neomarinimicrobiota bacterium:
- a CDS encoding alpha/beta fold hydrolase, whose amino-acid sequence MKRMTTFIATLVIIYLAFAGFLYLFQEQFVFHPSSAIHSTPADVGLPYEEVTVTTQDGIDIAGWFIPHPDARAVILYFHGNANNLADRVEYLKLLHSLRVSIFGIDYRGYGKSDGKPDARGTYKDAEAAWEYLVNDQNIAPENIVIYGRSLGGAIATWLARQKNPGALILGSSFTSAGDMARKMFPFMPVKLLVRVPYNTLEHLKYVDSPVLVSHSIDDTTVPFEHGKRLFEAANPPKEFLELRGPHNNVVFTSRQQYLEGLDSFLSRYAAQMISEK is encoded by the coding sequence ATGAAACGAATGACGACCTTTATCGCCACACTTGTCATAATATACCTCGCCTTTGCGGGGTTTTTATATCTGTTTCAGGAACAGTTTGTCTTCCATCCGTCCAGCGCCATACACTCAACTCCTGCCGACGTCGGATTACCGTATGAGGAGGTAACCGTCACAACACAGGACGGAATCGATATCGCGGGCTGGTTTATCCCGCATCCGGATGCGCGGGCTGTCATCCTGTATTTCCACGGAAATGCCAATAACCTGGCGGATCGGGTGGAATATCTAAAACTGCTCCACTCCCTGCGTGTATCAATCTTTGGGATCGATTACCGGGGATACGGCAAAAGCGACGGAAAGCCCGACGCACGCGGTACGTACAAGGATGCCGAAGCGGCGTGGGAGTACCTTGTGAATGACCAAAATATTGCGCCGGAAAACATTGTGATTTACGGGCGATCCCTGGGCGGCGCAATCGCTACCTGGCTGGCAAGACAAAAGAACCCGGGCGCGCTCATTTTAGGTTCGTCATTTACCTCCGCTGGAGATATGGCCCGGAAAATGTTTCCGTTTATGCCGGTAAAACTGCTGGTGCGGGTACCTTACAACACCCTGGAACATCTGAAATATGTCGATAGCCCGGTGCTAGTTTCCCATAGTATTGATGATACCACCGTCCCGTTCGAGCACGGGAAAAGATTATTTGAGGCGGCGAATCCTCCCAAAGAGTTTCTGGAACTCCGTGGACCGCACAATAATGTGGTATTTACCTCGCGCCAACAATATCTCGAAGGCCTCGATTCGTTCCTTTCCAGGTACGCAGCACAGATGATCTCTGAAAAATAG
- a CDS encoding NapC/NirT family cytochrome c translates to MWNKYLNFIRGVGVNWYGKIGVVLTTSSFFTFLLLEIARIGGSLTNQYIGLITYLLLPTLFVVGLILIPIGWYKYKATRDKSTWELLNEQFPQEDVEARRTGSRLFLTVGILTGLNVLFLALASMQTLHFMDKPVFCGTACHSVMNPEWTTYQDSPHARVKCVECHVGEGIDALIDSKLNGAWQMVSATFNLYEKPIPTPVHQLRPARETCEKCHWPSKFYGSRLQTDITYRPDSASTPLYTTLNLKIDGGPEATYAGIHWHIAEENTVRYTSIDDERETIIDVEVKQPDGSFKTYRNTRLSVDDYAHEDTANVRAMDCIDCHNRATHIYENPENAVNERIRLGKIPRSLPYIKREALAALTNNYNDTTAAKQGIATRLRGFYRRNYPNISRSKSAEIDTAISVLQETWLRNIHPEMNIIWGSYPSHIGHPSDDAGCFRCHNSYMRSESGDAIDNDCTLCHSILANQSREPFEYLNTITDEEPESALKKYLQQEFLNYFYE, encoded by the coding sequence ATGTGGAATAAATACCTGAACTTCATCCGCGGCGTCGGCGTCAATTGGTACGGGAAGATCGGCGTCGTACTGACGACCTCGTCGTTTTTCACGTTTCTGCTGCTGGAAATTGCCCGCATCGGCGGGTCCCTGACCAACCAGTACATCGGGCTCATCACCTATTTACTGCTGCCGACACTGTTCGTCGTCGGGTTAATCCTGATACCCATTGGGTGGTACAAGTACAAAGCCACCAGGGATAAATCCACATGGGAACTGCTCAACGAACAGTTTCCCCAGGAAGATGTCGAGGCGCGTCGTACCGGTTCGCGGCTGTTTCTCACCGTGGGCATCCTAACGGGCCTCAACGTACTCTTTCTTGCGCTGGCGAGTATGCAGACCCTTCACTTCATGGACAAACCGGTCTTCTGTGGCACGGCGTGCCACAGCGTGATGAATCCGGAGTGGACCACCTACCAGGATTCACCGCACGCCCGGGTGAAGTGCGTAGAATGCCATGTTGGCGAAGGGATTGACGCACTTATCGACTCCAAACTCAACGGCGCATGGCAGATGGTTTCGGCCACGTTCAACCTGTACGAGAAACCAATCCCCACGCCGGTGCACCAGCTGCGACCGGCCCGGGAAACCTGTGAAAAATGTCACTGGCCTTCCAAGTTTTACGGAAGTCGACTGCAGACCGACATCACCTACCGGCCGGACAGCGCTTCTACCCCACTTTACACCACACTAAATCTGAAAATCGACGGCGGCCCCGAAGCCACCTACGCCGGAATCCACTGGCATATCGCCGAGGAAAACACCGTGCGGTATACCTCCATCGATGACGAGCGCGAGACCATCATCGACGTGGAGGTGAAGCAGCCGGATGGCTCCTTCAAAACGTATCGCAATACCCGTCTCTCTGTTGATGACTACGCTCACGAAGATACTGCCAATGTCAGGGCGATGGACTGCATCGACTGCCACAACCGGGCGACGCACATCTACGAAAATCCTGAAAATGCAGTCAATGAGCGGATCCGGCTGGGGAAAATTCCGCGGTCCTTGCCGTACATCAAGCGGGAAGCACTGGCCGCTCTCACTAATAATTACAACGATACTACAGCAGCAAAGCAGGGTATCGCCACCCGGCTTCGTGGATTCTACCGGCGGAATTATCCGAATATTTCGCGGTCGAAATCCGCGGAGATTGACACTGCAATATCGGTGCTCCAGGAGACGTGGCTGCGCAACATCCATCCGGAGATGAACATCATCTGGGGGAGTTATCCCAGCCATATCGGCCATCCAAGCGATGACGCCGGCTGCTTCCGGTGCCATAATTCGTACATGCGGAGCGAGTCAGGAGATGCCATTGATAACGACTGTACGCTCTGTCATTCTATTTTAGCAAACCAAAGCCGGGAGCCGTTCGAATACCTGAACACGATTACGGATGAGGAGCCGGAATCCGCACTGAAGAAGTACCTGCAGCAGGAGTTTTTGAATTATTTTTATGAGTGA
- a CDS encoding TonB-dependent receptor gives MFTSHQPVIVTATRGQAEQLDVPYAISKIDIAGDSRFSDKYAMAELLATVPGVTAQDRHNRALGERVMMRGIGSRAQFGVRGVKILLDNIPLTMPDGQAQTGLVDPSGIQEVEVIRGPAATLYGNAAGGVIQLRTMENPREEVDLNGKYTRSSFGTNAFTGSISSRSGANYYLLNASNSISDGYREHSAANYSHVTGLARYQLRDNMQMTGVVHYYNAPYLLNPSSLGKKDAIENPTMARYYIKQQGAGEKVDHIQGGLTLKYQLPDGGSWESTVYGIHRDLYNPIPGRIIDLRRFSGGVRSVVNLEHQILNRNIGVTAGVDASVQQDHRREYENRGIADSLVGQIEPSRIIDQVRTGYQLLNQWESVRSLGPFVKLRIPVHQKVSLNAGGRWNYFRFQVEDNFIRDGMDDSDARTMQQFNPMLGVTVRPTGSWNMYGNFATAFQTPTTSELSNRPTGEGGFSQSLEPELIRSVEAGSRGFFQRMPLRWDVALFHMQVRNMLIPYQSDVPGVETVYFTNAGSAVNTGGELRVQYQPHPQWAFSASFTRQVFRFTDYLTEVADGDSTSTMQLDGNLVPGVPEATLSGVIRYSHPLGIWSSVTSRYSSSYYANNFNGPPTDGASDDATHLNSAYMAIDLSVGSELGIGNYAIELSGQIGNLLDERYNSSVVPNAFGDRYFEPAPGRTWRASISFRWK, from the coding sequence GTGTTCACCTCCCATCAGCCAGTAATTGTGACAGCGACCAGAGGACAGGCGGAGCAACTGGACGTTCCGTATGCGATTAGTAAAATTGATATTGCCGGAGACAGTCGGTTTTCAGATAAATACGCGATGGCGGAGTTGCTTGCGACGGTTCCCGGGGTCACGGCGCAGGACAGGCATAATCGTGCGTTGGGGGAACGGGTGATGATGCGCGGAATCGGAAGTCGGGCCCAGTTCGGTGTAAGAGGGGTGAAGATTTTACTGGATAATATCCCCTTGACCATGCCTGATGGTCAGGCCCAGACCGGCCTGGTTGATCCCTCCGGGATTCAGGAAGTGGAAGTAATTCGCGGGCCGGCAGCTACCCTGTACGGTAACGCTGCAGGGGGTGTAATCCAACTGCGCACAATGGAGAACCCACGTGAAGAAGTCGACCTCAACGGGAAGTATACCCGGAGTTCTTTTGGCACCAATGCATTTACGGGCTCCATCAGTAGTCGCTCCGGGGCGAATTATTATCTCCTGAATGCAAGCAACTCAATCAGCGATGGATACCGAGAGCATTCTGCCGCGAATTACTCACACGTGACAGGATTAGCTCGCTATCAGTTACGTGATAATATGCAGATGACCGGCGTTGTGCATTATTACAATGCACCCTACCTGTTGAATCCTAGTTCGCTGGGAAAAAAAGATGCCATTGAGAATCCAACAATGGCCCGGTACTACATTAAACAGCAAGGTGCCGGGGAAAAAGTTGACCATATCCAGGGAGGCCTTACGTTGAAGTATCAGCTGCCGGATGGTGGAAGTTGGGAAAGCACCGTATACGGTATTCACCGGGACCTGTATAACCCGATACCAGGGCGTATTATTGACCTCAGACGGTTTAGTGGCGGCGTGCGGTCAGTAGTAAACCTCGAGCATCAAATCCTAAACAGAAATATTGGGGTAACCGCTGGTGTGGATGCCTCGGTTCAGCAGGATCACCGGAGAGAATACGAGAATCGCGGGATCGCTGATTCGCTGGTAGGGCAAATAGAACCATCCCGGATAATCGACCAGGTGCGTACGGGATATCAGCTACTGAATCAGTGGGAGTCGGTGCGGAGTCTTGGGCCATTTGTGAAACTGAGAATCCCGGTCCATCAAAAGGTGTCTCTGAATGCCGGCGGACGATGGAATTATTTCCGGTTTCAGGTGGAGGATAATTTTATCCGGGATGGCATGGATGATTCTGATGCCCGGACAATGCAACAATTTAATCCGATGCTCGGAGTTACAGTGCGTCCGACCGGGTCCTGGAATATGTATGGAAATTTTGCGACCGCTTTCCAGACCCCGACCACCAGTGAATTAAGTAATCGACCCACCGGGGAAGGCGGGTTCTCTCAGAGCCTGGAGCCGGAGCTCATCCGGAGCGTTGAAGCCGGTAGCCGGGGATTTTTCCAGAGGATGCCCCTTCGCTGGGACGTTGCTCTATTTCATATGCAGGTCAGAAATATGTTAATCCCCTATCAATCAGATGTTCCGGGTGTGGAAACTGTCTATTTCACCAACGCCGGATCGGCCGTGAATACCGGCGGTGAGCTCCGTGTCCAGTATCAGCCGCATCCGCAGTGGGCCTTCTCAGCTAGCTTCACAAGGCAGGTTTTCCGGTTCACAGATTATCTGACTGAAGTGGCCGATGGAGATTCCACGTCTACCATGCAGTTGGACGGTAACCTGGTTCCGGGTGTGCCGGAAGCAACGCTTTCAGGTGTCATTCGGTATTCTCATCCACTGGGAATTTGGAGTTCGGTGACAAGCAGATACAGCAGTTCCTACTATGCCAACAATTTTAACGGACCCCCCACTGACGGGGCATCTGACGATGCGACCCATCTGAATTCTGCATATATGGCGATAGATTTATCTGTTGGTAGCGAACTGGGTATCGGTAATTACGCAATTGAATTATCCGGACAGATTGGGAATCTCCTGGACGAGCGATACAATAGTTCGGTGGTACCAAACGCATTTGGGGATCGGTATTTTGAACCGGCCCCAGGCAGAACGTGGCGGGCTTCGATCTCTTTCCGATGGAAATGA
- a CDS encoding c-type cytochrome: MTRITKVILGIVLILVVVLAGGYIYFQASFPKVGSPLEVTVESTPELVDQGEYLANNVAVCIDCHSQRNFRYFSGPIVPGTEGHGGDVFNEEMGVPGEIYAKNITPKSLGAWTDGEIIRTITTGVSRDGTALFPIMPYRAYRYMATEDVRAIVAYIRSLEPGGDIQYPERRLNFPLNLLVNTIPQEAAPKTKPEPQDTLAYGEYLTNIAACKDCHTPSEKGNFIEGMEFAGGMEFKFPSGAIVRSMNITSDTETGVGDWSKEQFIAKFKMYESPDAHRMEVPKDGMNTVMPWTMYAGMTEQDLGAIYEYLQTVKPVKNEVLRFSAASR; this comes from the coding sequence ATGACAAGGATTACGAAAGTGATCCTGGGAATAGTATTGATTCTGGTCGTCGTCCTGGCCGGCGGATATATCTATTTCCAGGCATCGTTTCCAAAGGTCGGCTCCCCACTAGAGGTGACGGTGGAAAGTACACCGGAGCTCGTTGACCAAGGGGAATATTTAGCGAATAACGTCGCAGTTTGCATAGATTGTCATTCCCAGCGAAACTTCCGGTACTTTTCCGGACCGATTGTTCCTGGAACGGAGGGACATGGCGGGGATGTGTTCAACGAGGAGATGGGGGTACCGGGCGAAATCTATGCAAAAAATATTACGCCGAAAAGCCTTGGGGCATGGACGGATGGCGAAATTATTCGAACAATAACCACCGGAGTCTCCAGAGATGGAACGGCGCTGTTCCCCATAATGCCATACCGGGCCTATCGGTATATGGCGACGGAGGATGTTCGTGCAATTGTTGCCTACATTCGTAGCCTGGAGCCCGGCGGCGATATCCAGTATCCGGAACGGAGGTTGAATTTTCCGCTAAACCTCCTGGTGAACACGATTCCTCAGGAGGCGGCTCCGAAGACCAAGCCGGAACCACAGGATACCCTGGCCTATGGCGAATATTTAACAAATATTGCTGCCTGCAAGGATTGTCATACCCCATCCGAAAAAGGCAATTTTATAGAGGGTATGGAGTTCGCCGGCGGCATGGAGTTTAAATTCCCGTCAGGTGCGATCGTGCGGTCGATGAATATCACCAGCGACACCGAAACCGGCGTTGGAGACTGGAGTAAGGAACAGTTCATCGCCAAATTCAAGATGTACGAGTCACCTGATGCCCACCGGATGGAGGTGCCGAAAGATGGTATGAACACCGTTATGCCCTGGACGATGTATGCCGGGATGACCGAACAGGATCTGGGGGCGATTTACGAATATCTCCAAACGGTCAAACCCGTGAAAAATGAAGTTTTGCGGTTCTCCGCTGCTTCTCGGTAA
- a CDS encoding Lrp/AsnC family transcriptional regulator, whose product MTYKNLSQKILTQLQEDGRQSVREIAEKLGVSATTIGKRIEQLEEERVLRGISADIDYEKLGYAYLSITRFKIRGDTFQDVLTLLDKFPQLTDIYEITGDYDILAIGHYKDRNDMNRVIKGLQEHEGILETNTSIVLNVLREKGQIPLE is encoded by the coding sequence ATGACTTATAAGAATTTGTCACAGAAGATTCTCACCCAGCTACAGGAAGACGGCCGGCAGTCGGTTCGTGAAATTGCAGAGAAACTCGGTGTTTCTGCGACAACGATTGGCAAACGTATTGAACAGCTGGAAGAAGAAAGGGTGTTGCGGGGCATTTCCGCCGACATCGATTACGAAAAACTTGGATATGCCTATCTTTCCATAACCCGATTTAAAATCCGTGGTGACACCTTTCAGGACGTCCTGACCCTGTTGGATAAGTTCCCGCAGCTCACTGATATCTACGAAATTACAGGTGATTACGACATACTTGCTATTGGACACTATAAAGATCGCAACGATATGAACCGGGTCATTAAGGGACTCCAGGAGCATGAAGGAATCCTTGAGACCAATACCTCAATTGTCCTGAATGTTCTCCGGGAAAAGGGTCAGATCCCCCTCGAGTAG
- a CDS encoding isoprenylcysteine carboxylmethyltransferase family protein: MKHSHIYVFFQFLFIGIILLQGPVLADGFILLLLEAGGILLGLWSIWVMGIGNFNITPETVKGGQMVARGPYRLIRHPMYTSVLLTLLPLVLSKLTIFRILWYVLLLVTLCLKCRYEENLLEDHYSGYTEYRNRTWRIIPFLY, encoded by the coding sequence ATGAAACACTCTCACATCTACGTCTTTTTTCAGTTCCTCTTCATAGGAATTATATTACTTCAGGGACCGGTACTGGCAGACGGATTCATACTTTTATTGCTGGAAGCAGGCGGGATTTTGCTCGGACTTTGGAGCATCTGGGTGATGGGAATTGGCAACTTTAACATCACACCCGAAACGGTGAAGGGTGGACAGATGGTCGCCAGGGGGCCTTACCGGTTAATCCGACATCCCATGTACACTTCGGTGCTATTAACATTGCTTCCGCTTGTGTTAAGTAAACTGACAATCTTCAGGATTCTTTGGTATGTTTTATTGTTGGTGACACTTTGCCTGAAATGCCGGTATGAGGAGAACTTGTTGGAGGACCACTATAGCGGGTACACGGAATACCGAAATCGCACCTGGCGTATTATCCCGTTTCTCTATTGA